From a single Desulfovibrio sp. UIB00 genomic region:
- the glgP gene encoding alpha-glucan family phosphorylase, whose amino-acid sequence MNFDNSTVTLFEVSWEVCNKVGGIYSVVSSKALQAVEQFGEDYFLLGPSLAENVGFEETDENIWDSLRLAFATKDLKCRMGRWNIPGRPKAILVDFAKRYSSNQLLYDLWKNYGVDSLSGGWDYIEPVMFATACSAVIAAIHESRVEPLEGRSVALFHEWMCGAGLLSLKKLSPGIGTVFTTHATMLGRAMAGTGRDIYSNLRSINPANEAAALNITAKWSLEGASAREADVFTTVSPITGEESTVLLGRQPDVITTNGLDMRVIPDYSVERSRPEEHRARIVEAANRFLRCELPANTRIFAISGRYEMHNKGVDIFLDALAKLEQSLAGTDASILALCLVMGGHTGVNTAAVSGDPEANDNGLPFICTHFAWNAPQDPILNACHRLGLNNRPENRVKVIFVPAMLNGEDGFLNMPYDEVMSACDVGCFPSWYEPWGYTPQESAAWAVPTLTTDLSGFGMWARTQLQEGAAAFKGVCVMPRRGMNFEQSATVLHEHLIRAATCAVDDLPQWRAEARALAEKSSWQFFFENYVRAFEIAFKKASTRINCDCGHAALARVLSTSCSATPFLRPIMAVAEVPEELSRLRDIAHNVWWCWHDKAKALFMALSPSHWESWRNPLKMLEQADPERFRDLLENEDYMNLYREVVAKFDAYMAEPIRSLSTDVTPEAPIAYFSTEYGLSESIPIYSGGLGVLSGDHLKSASDMAIPLVGVGLLYKNGYFRQDIDADGRQVAQYPVNNFGLMPISMVYDADNQPIYVQLELPGRLLFARVWKLAVGRINLYLMDTDTRRNTDEDRRITDKLYEANREVRLLQEMLLGMGGMRLLRTMHIMPSVFHMNEGHSAFMAMERLQECLSMGMNYTEATVRVRSNTVFTTHTPVPAGNESFSLELMERYFSGIAANLGLSWQQFVQLGQIEGGNSNSFEMTVLALRHSCWANGVSRLHGVVSRHMWNNLWKSLPVAETPIGHVTNGIHVPSYVGSWMHELLHQYLGSGWMQSPPGSGVWDKVDHIPDEAFWAARMHQKEALLDDLRRRIPEFIQKFHLSSDERKRMESMLKPDTLIIGFARRFAPYKRATLIFADPDRLARILSNTNRPVVLVFSGKAHPADEAGINMIQEVLRMCRDERFLGRIFFVENYSLAVSRIMAQGCDVWLNTPRRPHEASGTSGMKLPVNGGINLSISDGWWCEGYNRQNGWTIGPVVSTELPSSEQNDYADAEALYSLLENAVVPLYFERNAEGLPLEWVATAKRSLKSLTAMYSSNRMLNDYIRQFYLRAARRRNMLRDNNWEACRALAAWQNDLPARFGTVKVDELTISGVENNTMVCGEPVSVQLRMHLGEMKPQEILVQLVIGQALINGSFRDKPEILRLEPRAEENCKECMRYTASYIPTFSGHYRYGVRIMPVHPAQASPLETDNILWA is encoded by the coding sequence ATGAATTTCGATAACAGCACCGTCACGTTGTTTGAGGTCAGTTGGGAAGTCTGCAACAAGGTGGGGGGCATTTACTCTGTGGTCAGCAGCAAGGCATTGCAGGCTGTAGAGCAGTTTGGCGAGGACTATTTTCTCCTTGGCCCGTCCCTGGCTGAAAATGTGGGTTTTGAAGAAACGGACGAGAATATATGGGATTCGCTTCGCCTGGCATTTGCCACAAAGGATCTCAAATGCCGCATGGGCCGCTGGAATATTCCCGGTCGCCCCAAGGCCATTCTGGTGGATTTTGCCAAGCGTTATTCCAGCAACCAGCTTTTGTATGATCTGTGGAAAAATTACGGTGTGGATTCGCTTTCCGGCGGGTGGGACTATATTGAACCCGTCATGTTCGCCACGGCTTGCAGTGCGGTTATTGCGGCCATTCATGAAAGCCGGGTCGAACCCCTTGAAGGACGCAGCGTTGCCCTGTTCCACGAATGGATGTGCGGCGCTGGCCTGCTTTCGCTCAAAAAACTGTCTCCCGGCATAGGCACGGTGTTCACTACCCACGCCACCATGCTCGGGCGCGCCATGGCCGGAACCGGGCGGGATATCTATTCCAACCTGCGCAGCATCAACCCCGCCAACGAGGCCGCAGCCCTGAACATCACGGCCAAGTGGTCGCTTGAGGGGGCCAGCGCCCGCGAAGCGGACGTTTTTACCACCGTCAGCCCCATCACCGGCGAGGAATCCACGGTGCTGCTGGGGCGGCAGCCCGATGTCATCACCACCAATGGTCTGGATATGCGGGTTATCCCCGATTATTCCGTAGAACGCTCCCGCCCGGAGGAACACCGGGCGCGCATAGTGGAGGCCGCCAACCGCTTTCTGCGTTGCGAACTGCCCGCCAACACACGCATTTTCGCCATTTCTGGCCGCTATGAAATGCACAACAAGGGCGTGGACATCTTTCTTGATGCCCTGGCAAAACTTGAGCAGAGCCTGGCTGGCACGGACGCTTCCATTCTGGCCCTGTGCCTTGTCATGGGCGGGCATACGGGCGTTAATACCGCTGCGGTTTCTGGCGACCCCGAGGCCAACGACAACGGTCTGCCCTTTATCTGCACCCATTTTGCCTGGAATGCGCCACAAGATCCCATACTCAATGCCTGCCATCGGTTGGGCCTGAACAACAGGCCGGAAAACAGGGTCAAGGTCATCTTTGTGCCAGCCATGCTCAATGGAGAAGACGGCTTTTTGAATATGCCCTACGATGAAGTCATGTCGGCCTGCGATGTGGGATGTTTCCCCTCCTGGTACGAGCCATGGGGGTATACGCCGCAGGAAAGCGCGGCCTGGGCCGTGCCCACCCTTACCACGGATCTTTCCGGTTTTGGCATGTGGGCGCGCACGCAGTTGCAGGAAGGGGCCGCAGCGTTCAAGGGCGTGTGCGTCATGCCACGCCGGGGCATGAACTTTGAGCAAAGCGCCACAGTGCTGCACGAGCATCTGATCCGCGCCGCCACTTGCGCAGTGGATGATTTGCCCCAATGGCGCGCGGAAGCGCGCGCGCTGGCAGAAAAATCATCGTGGCAGTTCTTTTTTGAAAACTACGTCAGGGCTTTTGAGATAGCTTTCAAAAAGGCCTCCACCCGGATTAACTGTGACTGCGGGCATGCGGCGCTTGCGCGGGTGCTTTCCACATCGTGTTCCGCCACGCCATTTTTGCGGCCCATCATGGCCGTTGCCGAGGTGCCGGAAGAGCTTTCCCGCCTGCGCGACATTGCCCACAATGTGTGGTGGTGCTGGCACGACAAGGCCAAGGCACTGTTCATGGCCCTGAGCCCCTCCCATTGGGAAAGCTGGCGTAATCCGCTCAAGATGCTTGAGCAGGCCGACCCGGAGCGCTTCCGCGATCTGCTGGAAAACGAAGACTACATGAATCTTTACCGTGAGGTCGTCGCCAAGTTTGACGCCTACATGGCCGAACCCATCCGCTCACTCAGCACGGATGTGACGCCAGAAGCCCCCATTGCCTATTTTTCTACAGAATACGGCCTGAGCGAATCCATCCCCATTTATTCCGGCGGGCTGGGCGTCCTCTCTGGCGATCATCTCAAGTCTGCTTCGGACATGGCCATTCCTCTGGTGGGCGTTGGCCTTTTATACAAAAACGGCTACTTCCGGCAGGATATAGACGCAGATGGGCGACAGGTGGCCCAGTATCCCGTCAACAACTTCGGCCTCATGCCGATTTCGATGGTGTACGATGCGGACAACCAGCCAATCTATGTGCAGCTTGAACTGCCGGGACGTCTGTTGTTTGCAAGGGTGTGGAAGCTGGCTGTGGGCCGCATAAACCTGTACCTCATGGATACGGACACCCGCCGCAATACGGACGAAGACCGCCGCATTACCGACAAGCTCTACGAGGCAAACCGCGAGGTGCGCCTGCTGCAGGAAATGCTGCTGGGCATGGGCGGTATGCGGCTGCTGCGCACGATGCACATAATGCCAAGCGTTTTTCATATGAATGAAGGGCATTCGGCTTTTATGGCCATGGAACGCCTTCAGGAATGCCTGAGCATGGGCATGAACTATACTGAGGCAACTGTGCGGGTGCGCTCCAACACGGTGTTTACCACGCATACCCCTGTGCCTGCTGGCAACGAATCGTTTTCTCTGGAGCTGATGGAACGGTATTTCAGCGGAATTGCGGCCAACCTTGGTTTGTCCTGGCAGCAGTTTGTGCAGCTTGGGCAGATAGAGGGCGGCAACAGCAATTCCTTTGAAATGACGGTTCTGGCTCTGCGGCATTCGTGCTGGGCCAACGGTGTGAGCCGTTTGCACGGCGTTGTTTCGCGCCACATGTGGAACAACCTCTGGAAGAGCCTGCCTGTGGCGGAAACGCCCATCGGGCACGTTACCAACGGTATTCACGTGCCGTCCTACGTGGGCAGCTGGATGCATGAACTGCTGCACCAGTATCTTGGTTCTGGCTGGATGCAGTCGCCTCCCGGCTCCGGCGTATGGGACAAGGTGGACCATATCCCTGACGAGGCCTTCTGGGCGGCCCGCATGCACCAGAAGGAAGCCCTGCTTGACGACCTGCGCCGCCGGATTCCGGAATTTATCCAGAAGTTCCATCTGTCATCGGATGAACGCAAGCGCATGGAATCCATGCTCAAACCAGATACCCTCATCATTGGTTTTGCCCGCAGATTCGCCCCCTACAAGCGCGCCACGCTGATTTTTGCAGACCCGGACAGGCTGGCCCGCATACTCAGCAATACCAACCGCCCTGTGGTGCTGGTATTTTCCGGCAAGGCGCATCCTGCGGACGAGGCGGGCATCAACATGATTCAGGAAGTGCTGCGCATGTGCCGGGACGAGCGCTTTCTGGGCCGCATCTTCTTTGTGGAAAACTACAGCCTGGCTGTGTCGCGCATTATGGCGCAAGGCTGCGACGTTTGGCTGAACACGCCGCGCAGGCCGCACGAGGCCTCGGGCACCAGCGGTATGAAACTGCCAGTCAACGGCGGCATCAACCTGAGCATTTCTGACGGCTGGTGGTGCGAGGGCTACAACCGACAGAACGGCTGGACCATTGGCCCTGTGGTTTCCACAGAACTGCCCAGCAGCGAGCAGAATGACTACGCCGATGCCGAGGCCCTCTATTCACTGCTGGAAAATGCGGTTGTCCCCCTGTATTTTGAGCGCAATGCAGAAGGTCTGCCCCTGGAATGGGTTGCCACGGCCAAGCGTTCGCTCAAAAGCCTCACGGCCATGTACAGCAGCAACCGCATGCTCAACGATTATATCCGTCAGTTTTATCTGCGGGCGGCGCGCCGGCGCAACATGCTGCGCGATAACAACTGGGAGGCCTGCCGTGCGCTTGCCGCCTGGCAGAATGATTTGCCTGCGCGTTTTGGCACGGTCAAGGTGGACGAACTGACCATCAGCGGTGTGGAAAACAACACCATGGTCTGCGGCGAACCGGTGAGTGTGCAACTGCGCATGCATCTTGGCGAAATGAAGCCGCAGGAAATACTGGTGCAGCTTGTGATCGGGCAGGCGCTCATCAACGGCAGCTTCCGCGACAAGCCGGAAATCCTGCGTCTCGAGCCAAGAGCAGAAGAAAACTGCAAGGAATGCATGCGCTATACCGCAAGCTACATTCCAACATTCAGCGGGCATTACCGATACGGCGTGCGCATCATGCCCGTGCATCCGGCGCAGGCTTCGCCACTGGAAACGGATAATATTCTCTGGGCCTAG
- a CDS encoding glycoside hydrolase family 57 protein, with the protein MPALCLCFNIHEPYQFRRYTVFDMGQSSVYEDDDRNCETMLRAARLCYLPAAEMLLRLVRRHEGAFAVSLCVSGTALDLFEQYAPEVTESLCALAATGCVEFVAETSAHSLAFLYSREEFDRQVKAQSARIKKLFGKKPTTFMHTECVFNNDLAAALQQHGFKTALAEGADQVLGWRSPNWVYRPVSAPKMNLLLRNTSLSDDMGLRFGDRGWNDWPLTADKFASWCHSLGEKADVINIYNDFHIFGLRHGQDSGIFDFMSALPEALLRDSRFRFATPGSIAGKRAPAGEVDVPQFVSWEESGHDLTSWLGNDMQKDAIHTLYSLAARVSASGDKMLLHDYERLQTADHFRHMSTKWFSGPRQDRPSPFDSPYDAYITYMNVLADFELRLEAAELAGKELKPRRARKSNVRSGTGASV; encoded by the coding sequence ATGCCTGCGCTATGTCTGTGTTTCAATATACATGAACCGTACCAGTTCCGCCGCTACACGGTTTTCGATATGGGGCAGAGCTCCGTTTACGAAGACGATGACCGCAACTGCGAAACCATGCTGCGCGCGGCGCGCCTGTGTTATTTGCCAGCCGCAGAAATGCTGCTCAGGCTTGTGCGCCGCCATGAAGGGGCGTTTGCGGTGTCGTTGTGCGTTTCGGGCACCGCCCTGGATCTTTTTGAGCAGTACGCCCCTGAAGTGACAGAAAGCCTGTGCGCCCTTGCGGCTACGGGCTGCGTGGAATTTGTCGCTGAAACTTCGGCGCATTCGCTGGCCTTTCTGTATTCACGCGAGGAATTTGACAGGCAGGTCAAGGCGCAAAGCGCGCGCATCAAAAAACTGTTTGGCAAAAAGCCCACCACCTTCATGCATACTGAATGCGTGTTCAACAATGACCTTGCCGCCGCCTTGCAGCAGCATGGTTTTAAAACCGCCCTGGCCGAGGGTGCGGATCAGGTGCTTGGCTGGCGCAGCCCCAATTGGGTGTACCGCCCGGTTTCCGCCCCCAAGATGAATCTTTTGCTTCGCAATACGTCCCTTTCCGACGACATGGGGCTGCGCTTTGGCGACAGGGGGTGGAACGACTGGCCGCTCACTGCCGACAAGTTCGCCTCGTGGTGCCACAGCTTGGGCGAAAAAGCGGATGTGATCAATATTTACAATGATTTTCATATATTCGGTCTGCGGCATGGGCAGGATTCGGGCATCTTCGATTTTATGTCGGCCCTGCCCGAGGCCCTGCTGCGCGACAGTCGCTTCAGGTTTGCCACGCCCGGCTCCATTGCCGGAAAGCGCGCTCCAGCCGGAGAAGTGGACGTGCCCCAGTTCGTGTCGTGGGAAGAAAGCGGCCACGACCTGACATCGTGGCTTGGCAACGACATGCAGAAAGACGCCATCCATACGCTTTACAGCCTGGCCGCCAGGGTGAGCGCCAGCGGCGACAAGATGCTGCTGCACGACTACGAGCGCCTGCAAACCGCCGACCATTTCCGGCACATGTCCACCAAGTGGTTTTCCGGCCCAAGGCAGGACAGGCCCAGCCCCTTTGATAGCCCCTATGACGCCTATATTACCTATATGAATGTGCTGGCAGATTTTGAGCTGCGACTTGAAGCCGCAGAACTGGCAGGCAAGGAACTCAAGCCCCGCAGAGCACGCAAGAGCAATGTCCGTTCCGGCACTGGTGCGTCCGTTTAA
- a CDS encoding glycosyltransferase family 4 protein → MRVLMFGWEFPPHISGGLGTACFGMTQALAKKGAEIIFVLPRVEGGSGQNSFLRLRGASGTPVAAHIAESMTQAGHELWASSIRCLPVESPLVPYLTPKGYAEALENLRHEPGNAASTRAFAPHAGHAACKGEITFELHGGYGPDLMAEVQRYSRLAGAIAVQEQFDVIHVHDWMTYPAGMMARALTGKPLVAHIHATEYDRSGLNINEQVAGIERAGLNAADVVVAVSRLTRKTVIDRYGVAPEKVVVVHNAVARHEAGRCYLVPQRIRHEKRVLFLGRVTFQKGPEYFMEAARLVLQKIPNVRFFMAGSGDMLPALIRRAGQLRMGRRFHFAGFLRGEDVDRMFALSDLYVMPSVSEPFGITPLEAMLYDVPVLLSRQSGVSEVLEHALKADFWDTRDMADKICAVLRYPCLAAELVKNCREEMKSIRWENAADQLLTIYRDVLGGH, encoded by the coding sequence ATGCGAGTGCTTATGTTTGGCTGGGAATTTCCGCCCCACATCAGCGGTGGCCTGGGAACGGCATGCTTTGGCATGACGCAGGCTCTGGCAAAAAAAGGGGCGGAGATTATTTTTGTACTGCCACGAGTGGAAGGCGGCAGCGGGCAGAACAGCTTTTTGCGTCTGCGGGGGGCCTCCGGAACTCCGGTTGCGGCCCATATTGCGGAAAGTATGACGCAGGCCGGGCATGAACTCTGGGCCAGCAGCATCCGCTGCCTGCCGGTGGAAAGTCCGCTTGTTCCCTACCTCACGCCGAAGGGCTATGCCGAAGCGCTGGAAAATCTGCGGCATGAGCCAGGCAATGCGGCCAGTACGCGCGCCTTTGCACCGCATGCGGGCCATGCCGCCTGCAAAGGCGAAATCACGTTTGAACTGCACGGCGGTTACGGGCCTGACCTCATGGCCGAGGTGCAGCGTTACAGCCGTCTTGCCGGGGCCATTGCCGTGCAGGAGCAGTTTGACGTCATCCACGTGCACGACTGGATGACCTATCCTGCGGGCATGATGGCCAGGGCGCTGACTGGCAAACCGTTGGTGGCGCACATCCACGCTACGGAATACGACCGCAGTGGCCTGAACATCAACGAACAGGTGGCGGGCATAGAGCGCGCCGGGCTGAACGCAGCCGATGTGGTGGTGGCCGTAAGCCGCCTGACCCGCAAAACCGTCATTGACCGCTACGGTGTAGCGCCCGAAAAGGTGGTGGTGGTGCACAATGCCGTTGCGCGGCATGAGGCCGGGCGCTGCTATCTTGTGCCGCAACGCATACGGCATGAAAAGCGCGTGTTGTTCCTCGGCCGGGTGACATTCCAGAAAGGGCCGGAATACTTTATGGAAGCGGCCCGCCTTGTGCTGCAAAAAATCCCCAATGTCCGCTTTTTCATGGCTGGCAGCGGCGACATGCTGCCAGCGTTGATCCGCAGGGCAGGGCAGTTGCGCATGGGGCGGCGCTTCCATTTTGCCGGATTTTTGCGCGGCGAGGATGTGGACCGCATGTTCGCCCTCAGCGATCTTTACGTCATGCCTTCAGTTTCCGAGCCTTTCGGCATAACGCCGCTGGAGGCCATGCTTTACGATGTGCCGGTGCTGCTTTCGCGCCAGTCGGGCGTTTCAGAAGTGCTGGAGCACGCCCTCAAGGCCGATTTTTGGGATACGCGCGACATGGCCGACAAAATCTGCGCCGTGCTGCGTTATCCCTGCCTTGCCGCCGAGCTGGTGAAAAACTGTCGCGAAGAAATGAAATCCATCAGATGGGAAAATGCCGCTGACCAATTGCTGACCATTTACCGGGATGTCCTTGGAGGTCACTGA
- a CDS encoding amylo-alpha-1,6-glucosidase, translating into MRFSFDKAACQNTRRALHREWLLANERGDCSGSSILCCNTRKYHGLLIVNTPHGRHVLLSALEESVCGGDREFFFSTRQHPGTLYPNGHEYLEAFQLDQWPQSTYRVGEVSLSREMLLARDKSLLLVRYELRGPEDIPPLTLRLKPLLAYRNIHALTRANPALRADTIAVPGGFSIRPYESLPPLYIQAAGDSGKACSMAVNAEGATTSEKCRQHASASFVAEPDWCRNVEYFEERERGFDDSEDLFMPGTLEIALPSLPQGGYVYVAAGTEACGENLRALWETESRAHTDAHLAGGGLAGQLAQAGGQFCITTPSGRSTVIAGYPWFDDWGRDTLISLPGLAFYAGREEFGLRVLAEVGRHIRNGLVPNMFSESGEHAYNTVDASLWYAFALQQAIAIVPDGLAWARQHAWDALKAIIKGYRKGPGMGIFVDAEGLLHAGDAHTQLTWMDAQVNGCPVTPRHGCPVEINALWYNTLAFADSLAAAFQEPLLTGERQRAVMRDAFLLRFWATEEGGYLGDVWRDGQLDRSVRPNQIFAVSLPHAVLADDFQPQVVECVRNRLLTPFGLRTLAPDAAAYKGRYEGNGESRDAAYHQGTAWPWLLGHYTDALLHTAWDLDGAVQGLLDMVTPLFCQHLCEAGLGSISEVFDGSPPYNPGGCTAQAWSVAECLRMLKKLQKAAPDVYAQWEQRVAHCLAHPASGDKTGVCRATMTLGVSAPGSEE; encoded by the coding sequence ATGCGGTTCAGCTTTGACAAGGCAGCTTGCCAGAACACACGCAGGGCGCTGCACCGGGAGTGGCTGCTCGCCAACGAAAGGGGCGACTGCTCCGGCAGCAGCATTTTGTGCTGCAACACGCGCAAATATCACGGCCTGCTTATCGTCAACACGCCGCATGGTCGGCATGTGCTGCTCTCTGCCCTTGAGGAATCGGTGTGCGGCGGCGACAGGGAATTCTTTTTTTCCACCCGTCAGCATCCCGGCACGCTCTATCCCAACGGGCACGAGTATCTTGAAGCCTTTCAGCTCGATCAGTGGCCGCAGAGTACCTATCGGGTGGGCGAAGTCAGCCTGAGCCGCGAGATGCTGCTTGCGCGGGATAAAAGCCTGCTGTTGGTGCGCTATGAACTGCGCGGGCCGGAGGACATCCCCCCGCTTACTCTGCGCCTCAAGCCCTTGCTTGCCTACCGCAATATCCACGCGCTCACGCGGGCTAACCCGGCCCTGCGGGCTGATACCATTGCCGTGCCCGGTGGTTTTTCCATCCGTCCGTATGAGAGCTTGCCGCCCCTGTATATTCAGGCCGCCGGAGATTCAGGCAAGGCTTGCTCGATGGCTGTGAATGCCGAGGGCGCGACGACCAGCGAAAAATGCAGGCAGCATGCCTCCGCCAGTTTTGTGGCCGAGCCGGACTGGTGCCGCAATGTGGAATATTTTGAAGAGCGCGAGCGTGGCTTTGACGACAGCGAAGACCTCTTCATGCCCGGCACGCTTGAAATAGCTCTGCCGTCGTTGCCTCAGGGCGGTTACGTGTATGTGGCGGCTGGCACGGAGGCCTGCGGAGAAAACCTGCGCGCCCTGTGGGAGACGGAAAGCCGCGCCCACACAGATGCCCATCTTGCAGGCGGCGGCCTTGCCGGGCAACTGGCGCAAGCTGGCGGCCAGTTCTGCATAACGACGCCTTCTGGTCGATCCACCGTGATTGCCGGGTATCCCTGGTTTGACGATTGGGGGCGCGACACGCTCATCAGTCTGCCGGGGCTGGCCTTTTACGCCGGACGCGAAGAATTTGGTCTGCGCGTTCTGGCCGAGGTGGGGCGGCATATCCGCAATGGCCTTGTGCCCAACATGTTTTCGGAGTCGGGCGAGCATGCCTACAACACAGTAGACGCATCCTTGTGGTATGCCTTTGCCCTGCAACAGGCGATTGCCATTGTTCCCGATGGTCTGGCCTGGGCGCGGCAACATGCCTGGGATGCCCTGAAAGCCATCATCAAGGGCTACCGCAAGGGGCCGGGCATGGGCATCTTTGTGGATGCCGAGGGCCTGCTGCATGCGGGCGACGCCCACACCCAGCTCACCTGGATGGATGCCCAGGTGAACGGCTGCCCGGTCACGCCCCGGCACGGTTGCCCCGTGGAAATCAACGCCCTCTGGTACAACACTCTTGCCTTTGCCGACAGCCTTGCCGCCGCATTTCAGGAGCCGCTGCTCACGGGCGAGCGGCAGCGAGCCGTCATGCGCGATGCATTTTTGCTCCGCTTCTGGGCAACCGAGGAGGGCGGCTATCTGGGTGACGTGTGGCGCGACGGACAGCTCGACCGGAGCGTGCGTCCCAATCAGATATTTGCCGTGTCCCTGCCGCATGCCGTGCTTGCGGACGATTTTCAACCGCAAGTTGTGGAATGCGTGCGCAACAGGCTGCTCACGCCTTTTGGCCTGCGCACCCTTGCCCCTGACGCAGCCGCATACAAAGGCAGGTACGAAGGCAATGGCGAGAGCCGCGATGCCGCCTACCATCAGGGCACGGCCTGGCCGTGGCTGCTGGGCCATTACACAGATGCGCTGCTGCACACTGCCTGGGATCTGGACGGTGCTGTTCAGGGGTTGCTTGATATGGTTACGCCCCTGTTTTGCCAGCATCTCTGCGAAGCCGGACTTGGCAGCATTTCAGAAGTTTTTGACGGCTCCCCGCCTTATAATCCCGGCGGCTGCACCGCCCAGGCCTGGAGCGTGGCCGAGTGCCTGCGCATGCTCAAAAAACTGCAAAAGGCCGCGCCGGATGTTTACGCCCAATGGGAGCAAAGGGTGGCGCATTGTCTGGCCCATCCCGCATCCGGCGACAAAACCGGCGTATGCAGGGCAACCATGACTCTGGGCGTGTCCGCGCCCGGCAGTGAAGAATAA
- a CDS encoding branched-chain amino acid ABC transporter substrate-binding protein, translating to MKALGRWLGALALTLLVPVAALAGDIKVGLMCPLTGKWASEGLDMKNIVTLLVDDVNAKGGIKGRKVQLVVEDDAGDPRTAALAAQKLASAGVVAVIGTYGSAVTEASQSILDEAELVQIGTGSTSVRLTEKGLKLFFRTCPRDDAQGKSAAEAIKKGGYKAVALLHDNSSYAKGLAEETKAVLEKDGMKVVFYDALTPGERDYTAILTKLKAANPDLVFFTGYYPETGMLLRQKREMGWNVPMMGGDAANHQDLVKIAGNEAATGYFFISPPLPQDMDTPEAKEFLKAFKAKYNTVPVSVWAVLAGDAFKVIEGALEAGKDTPKEMAAWLKELKGMPGLSGNLGFDAKGDRVGEFYRTYKVDATGNFVLQPK from the coding sequence ATGAAAGCACTTGGTCGTTGGCTTGGGGCTCTGGCCCTTACCCTGCTTGTGCCTGTTGCGGCGCTGGCTGGTGACATCAAGGTTGGCCTTATGTGCCCGCTTACGGGCAAATGGGCTTCCGAAGGCCTGGATATGAAAAACATCGTTACCCTGCTGGTTGACGATGTGAATGCCAAGGGCGGCATCAAGGGCCGCAAGGTTCAGCTGGTTGTCGAGGACGACGCGGGCGACCCGCGCACCGCCGCTCTGGCCGCGCAGAAGCTTGCTTCCGCCGGTGTTGTGGCCGTTATCGGCACCTACGGCTCCGCCGTGACCGAGGCCAGTCAGAGCATTCTGGACGAGGCTGAACTGGTGCAGATCGGCACTGGCTCCACCAGCGTGCGCCTTACGGAAAAAGGCTTGAAGCTCTTTTTCCGCACCTGCCCGCGTGACGACGCGCAGGGCAAATCTGCCGCCGAAGCCATCAAGAAGGGCGGCTACAAGGCAGTGGCCCTACTGCACGACAATTCTTCGTATGCCAAGGGCCTGGCGGAAGAAACCAAGGCAGTGCTTGAAAAAGACGGTATGAAAGTGGTGTTTTACGATGCTCTTACCCCCGGAGAGCGCGACTACACCGCCATTCTGACCAAGCTTAAGGCTGCCAATCCCGACCTTGTGTTCTTTACCGGTTACTACCCTGAAACCGGCATGCTGTTGCGGCAGAAAAGAGAAATGGGCTGGAACGTTCCCATGATGGGCGGCGATGCCGCAAACCATCAGGATCTGGTCAAGATCGCCGGTAACGAAGCCGCCACGGGCTATTTCTTCATCAGCCCGCCGCTGCCGCAGGATATGGACACGCCTGAAGCCAAGGAATTCCTCAAGGCCTTCAAGGCCAAGTACAATACCGTGCCTGTTTCCGTGTGGGCCGTGCTGGCTGGCGATGCTTTCAAGGTTATCGAAGGCGCGCTTGAAGCCGGCAAGGACACTCCCAAGGAAATGGCCGCATGGCTCAAGGAACTCAAGGGCATGCCCGGTCTTTCCGGCAACCTTGGTTTTGACGCCAAGGGCGACCGCGTGGGCGAGTTCTACCGCACCTACAAGGTTGACGCCACGGGCAACTTCGTTTTGCAGCCCAAGTAA